The genomic segment AAAATAGTTGTTCAACGCAACCAGACCCTTGTGGCGACGCAACATTGCCCACTGGCAACATTGTTTCTAGTTCTTTCAAAGCGACTTTGTTGTAGCCATTCTGATGGATAGTGTGCTTGTAAACCTACATGAAGCAACAACATTTGGCTACTTACCAGAAACGATGTACTTTGTTTCGATCTGACTTCCACACCTCGATAGGCGCTTCCTCGGAGGCCGGATGCCTGTTTTTCCACCCACCCGTAAAAAACAGTTCGTCTACGTCTTGCTTTTCTCTTGCTCACATTATTCCGTACAGAATGTTCTCACATGAACACCGTCTTCAAAATTCAAatgataaacattacagaccAGATTCCGAAAGCTCACTTCTATGACGAGCTGGGAGTTTATGGGGAGTGAGAACGGATTGTGTCTGTGGATGAACCGGTAGGGGTGCGAGCTTTGGCTGCCCGCATTCTGACGCCTCCGCCTATGCTGCTgctgacatggagagagaggggagaaagaaacTGAATGCGATTGGTGGCTGCCTCCCAGCAGCACCAATATGGCCCTTCCTTCATTCAATGAGTAGTTTTGTAGCGCCTCCTGCAGAAGGCCTACGACCTAGATAAATCACAGCCTACATTCCCTGATTACTAGGCCTATTAATCAGTGGTGCAAATGACTTACTAAAAATACTTTTAAGtattacttaagtcgttttttgagggtatctgtactttactttactatttatatttctggcaacttttacttcactacattccgaaagaaaataatgcactttttactccatacattttccctgataccCAAATCTATTcgttatattttgaatgcttagcatgaCAGTCAAATTGTCTGTTTTCACGTacatatcaagagaacatccctggtcatccttattGCCTCATCTGGCGGacccactaaacacacatgcttcctttgtacattatgtctgagtgttggtgtgcccttggctatccataaattcaaaatacaagaaaattgtgccatctggtttgcttaagaTACgtcatttgaaattatttatacttttacttttgatacttaaaaaTAATTTAACTAAGGGAATTCATTCTCATTTTGAGTCTGTGTCTGTTGATCTCTGTCCCCTAATAGTTAATTCAGTTATAAGGCTATATCTGTTGATCTCTGTCCCCTAATAGTTTATTCAGTTATAAGGCTATATCTGTTGATCTCTGTCCCCTAATAGTTTATTCAGTTATAAGGCTATATCTGTTGATCTCTGTCCCCTAATAGTTTATTCAGTTATAAGGCTATATCTGTTGATCTCTGTCCCCTAATAGTTCATTCAGTTATAAGGCTATATCTGTTGATCTCTGTCCCCTAATAGTTTATTCAGTTATAAGGCTATATCTGTTGATCTCTGTCCCCTAATAGTTCATTCAGTTATAAGGCTATATCTGTTGATCTCTGTCCCCTAATAGttaacccaaattggtctacacggacatgttctggcctggtttagatcttatctgtcggaaagatatcagtttgtctctgtgaatggtttgtcctcagacaaatcaactgtaaatttcggtgttcctcaaggttctgttttaggaccactattgttttcactatacattttacctcttggggatgttattcgaaaacataatgttaactttcactgctatgcggatgacacacagctgtacatttcaatgaaacatggtgaagccccaaaattgccctcgctagaagcatgtgtttcagacataaggaagtggatggctgcaaactttctactattaaactcggacaaaacagagatgcttgttctaggtcccaagaaacaaagagatcttctgttgaatctgacaattaatcttaatggttgtacagtcgtctcaaataaaactgtgaaggacctcggcgttactctggaccctgatctctcttttgaagaacatatcaagaccatttcgaggacagcttttttcatctacgtaatattgcaaaaatcagaaactttctgtccaaaaatgatgcagaaaaattaatccatgcttttgtcacttctaggttagactactgcaatgctctactttccggctacccgaataaagcactaaataaacttcagttagtgctaaatacagctgctagaatcctgactagaaccaaaaaatttgatcatattactccagtgctagcctctctacactgacttcctgtcaaagcaagggctgatttcaaggttttactgctaacctacaaagcattacatgggcttgctcctacctatctctctgatttggtcctgccgtacatacctacacgtacgctacggtcacaagacgcaggcctcctaattgtccctagaatttctaagcaaacagctggaggcagggctttctcctatagagctccatttttatggaacggtctgcctacccatgacagagatgcaaactcggtctcaacctttaagtctttactgaagactcatctcttcagtgggtcatatgattgagtgtagtctggcccaggagtgggaaagtgaacggaaaggctctggagcaacgaaccgcccttgctgtctctgcctggccagttcccctctttccactgggattctctgcctctaaccctattacaggggctgagtcactggcttactggggctctctcatgccgtccctgcagggggtgcatcacctgagtgggttgattcactgttgtggtcatcctgtctgggttggcgcccccccccttgggttgtgctgtggcagagatctttgtgggctatactcagccttgtctcaggatggtaagttggtggttgaagatatccctctagtggtgtgggggctgtgctttggcaaagtgggtggggttatatccttcctgtttggccctgtccggtggtgtcctcggatggggccacagtgtctcctgacccctcctgtctcagcctccagtatttatgctgcagtagtttgtgtcggggggctagggtcagtttgttatatctggagtacttctcctgtcctattcggtgtcctgtgtgaatctaagtgtgcgttctctaattctctccttctttctttctctctctcggtggacctgagccctaggaccatgccccaggactacctgacatgatggctccttgctgtccccagtccacctggccatgctgctgctccagtttcaactgacctgagccctaggaccatgccccaggactacctgacatgatgactccttgctgtccccagtccacctggccatgctgctgctccagtttcaactgttctgccttactattatttgaccatgctggtcatttatgaacatttgaacatcttggccatgttctgttataatctcaacccggcacagccagaagaggactggccaccccacatagcctggttcctctctaggtttcttcctaggttttggcctttctagggagtgcttctacacctgcattgcttgctgtttggggttttaggctgggtttctgtacagcactttgagatatcagctgatgtacgaagggctatgtaaataaaatttgattgattgaatttgATAATAGTTCATTCAGTTATAAGGCTATATCTGTTGATCTCTGTCCCCTAATAGTTTATTCAGTTACAAGGCTTTATATCTGTTGATCTCTGTCCCCTAATAGTTTATTCAGTTATAAGGCTATATCTGTTGATCTCTGTCCCCTAATAGTTCATTCAGTTATAAGGCTATATCTGTTGATCTCTGTCCCCTAATAGTTCATTCAGTTATAAGGCTATATCTGTTGATCTCTGTCCCCTAATAGTTCATTCAGTTATAAGGCTATATCTGTTGATCTCTGTCCCCTAATAGTTCATTCAGTTATAAGGCTATATCTGTTGATCTCTGTCCCCTAATAGTTCATTCAGTTATAAGGCTATATCTGTTGATCTCTGTCCCCTAATAGTTCATTCAGTTATAAGGCTATATCTGTTGATCTCTGTCCCCTAATAGTTTATTCAGTTATAAGGCTATATCTGTTGATCTCTGTCCCCTAATAGTTTATTCAGTTATAAGGCTATATCTGTTGATCTCTGTCCCCTAATAGTTTATTCAGTTATAAGGCTATATCTGTTGATCTCTGTCCCCTAATAGTTCATTCAGTTATAAGGCTATATCTGTTGATCTCTGTCCCCTAATAGTTTATTCAGTTATAAGGCTATATCTGTTGATCTCTGTCCCCTAATAGTTTATTCAGTTATAAGGCTATATATGTTGATCTCTGTCCCCTAATAGTTCATTCAGTTATAAGGCTATATCTGTTGATCTCTGTCCCCTAATAGTTCATTCAGTTATATATCTGTTGCATGTTTTGTACATTTGTCACAAAGATGCTCTGTTTTATTTTATTCTCTCATGTCTTGTGGGCTTATGCGGATGGTTGCCATCTGACGGGATTGAGGAGtggtgtttattgttttgtgtcGAAAtatgtgtttgcttgtttgttgTTGTTCACTATGACTGAAATGAGCTCTGAGGTCAGGTTGAAATGAGGGAAAGCTTCCATTCaattaatagtgtgtgtgtgtgtgtttggttttactatccttgtggggaccaaaagggttagggttagcattagggttatgggttaggtttagggggtttgcgggttaaggtaagggttagggttatggatGACGGTTTAGGGTGACGGTTAGGTGTAAGGGAAAATAGAATATTGAATGGGACCAAATTGTTTTTACCCCACAAGAAAACTaaagtgcatgtgtgtgcgtgtgcgcacgCGCGTGTGTCAATGTCACTCTCGCTTGTGGACTTCGACCTAGTTGGAGAGTATGACAGCAGCAGCATACTGTAGCTCTACATAGCAGTGGGCATATGACTGTCTGCGCATCGAAGGGaatacagaataaaacatattcttGCAAAATGTCTCGAGCGGCAGACCGACTGAAAGTGGTCGTGAATCATCTAGATCGACCATCTTCTTTTGTTGTATCCTTTTCAAGTGTTTTACTGTAAATGTCGTGTGTTTCTCCATGGCTGCGCGGTGCTGGGATTTCTGACCGACTTTCAGGGACTGCGCGTCGGTACAGCTTCGCAGGACAGGCCGGGGCATGAGTAAATTATCCGGCCTTTTCAGAGCGAACTGAACATTGGGAGTTGAACTATAACATTGCAACATTTGTTTATTTTCTGTAAATGTGTTTATTTATCCATATAAGACTACACTATCTTATAGGCTATGTATGCGTAAACGGCGCGCGTGTAACTATTAGGCTATAGGTATTCACAATTTAATTTATTCTTATAATTAACGGTATGACATATTTTGCATAAATGTGTAATAGTTACAAATAACTATTTTGTTATAAGACATCATTCATGTATGGCCTTAATTCATTGCATAAAGCAAGCATCGACCTCTGGCCAAAACGTTACCTACTATCAACCACAAGCACTGAGGTAGGTCACACATCAATCTCCTATTTGGGCTGTTTTTGACTATGTCAATGGCCTTATATCAGGACAGTCTAAAAGTACAGGTACTGAGCCTTGCCCTACTTACTGTGCACATTACACAATGCTGAGATCCTCTCAGTAGTTCATTCAACTTTGTGTTACCGTCACTCTGTATCTAAACACATTGTAACATAGGCACAGAGTCTAATAAGTGTTTATTACACTGTCAGGCACAGAGTCTAATAAGTGTTTATCACACTGTCGGACACAGAGTCTAATAAGCGTTTATCACACTGTCAGGCACAGAGTCTAATAAGTGTTTATCACACTGTCAGACACAGAGTCTAATAAGTGTTTATCACACTGTCAGACACAGAGTCTAATAAGTGTTTATCACACTGTCAGACACAGAGTCTAATAAGCGTTTATCACACTGTCAGGCACAGAGTAATAAGTGTTTATCACACTGTCAGACACAGAGTCTAATAAGTGTTTATCACACTGTCAGACACAGAGTCTAATAAGTGTTTATCACACTGTCAGACACAGAGTCTAATAAGTGTTTATCACACTGTCAGGCACAGAGTCTAATACGTGTTTATCACACTGTCAGACACAGAGTCTAATAAGTGTTTATCACACTGTCAGACACAGAGTCTAATAAGCGTTTATCACACTGTCAGGCACAGAGTAATAAGTGTTTATCACACTGTCAGACACAGAGTCTAATAAGTGTTTATCACACTGTCAGACACAGAGTCTAATAAGTGTTTATCACACTGTCAGACACAGAGTCTAATAAGTGTTTATCACACTGTCAGGCACAGAGTCTAATACGTGTTTATCACACTGTCAGACACAGAGTCTAATAAGTGTTTATCACACTGTCAGGCACAGAGTCTAATAAGTGTTTATCACACTGTCAGGCACAGAGTCTAATAAGTGTTTATCACACTGTCAGACACAGAGTCTAATAAGCGTTTATCACACTGTCAGGCACAGAGTCTAATAAGTGTTTATCACACTGTCAGACACAGAGTCTAATAAGTGTTTATCACACTGTCAGGCACAGAGTCTAATAAGCGTTTATCACACTGTCAGACACAGAGTCTAATAAGTGTTTATCACACTGTCAGACACAGAGTCTAATAAGCGTTTATCACACTGTCAGGCACAGAGTAATAAGTGTTTATCACACTGTCAGACACAGAGTCTAATAAGTGTTTATCACACTGTCAGACACAGAGTCTAATAAGTGTTTATCACACTGTCAGACACAGAGTCTAATAAGTGTTTATCACACTGTCAGGCACAGAGTCTAATACGTGTTTATCACACTGTCAGACACAGAGTCTAATAAGTGTTTATCACACTGTCAGGCACAGAGTCTAATAAGTGTTTATCACACTGTCAGGCACAGAGTCTAATAAGTGTTTATCACACTGTCAGACACAGAGTCTAATAAGCGTTTATCACACTGTCAGGCACAGAGTCTAATAAGCGTTTATCACACTGTCAGACACAGAGTCTAATAAGTGTTTATCACACTGTCAGGCACAGAGTCTAATAAGTGTTTATCACACTGTCAGACACAGAGTCTAATAAGTGTTTATCACACTGTCAGGCACAGAGTCTAATAAGCGTTTATCACACTGTCAGACACAGAGTCTAATAAGTGTTTATCACACTGTCAGGCACAGAGTCGAATAAGTGTTTATCACACTGTCAGGCACAGAGTCTAATAAGTGTTTATCACACTGTCAGACACAGAGTCTAATAAGTGTTTATCACACTGTCAGACACAGAGTCTAATAAGTGTTTATCACACTGTCAGGCACAGAGTCTAATAAGTGTTTATCACACTGTCAGGCACAGAGCCTAATAAGTGTTTATCACACTGTTATTCACTTGCTGTATCCAGGTATTCCTTTGACAATGATCTGCTGAGCACTGAGCAGAGAATCTCCTATGAGGAGGATGGGTTCCTCCTTATCAAGGGCCTGGTGTCTGTGGAGGACATTGACAGATTCAGGTAAGACCACAACACCATGAGCGAGACAACAGAAAGGTCTCAGATGTTACTGAAAGGATAACACTAGATAAACAAAAAACAGGCGTCTAACGTAAGAATGCGCCACGATGAAAGTACAAAAGAGACCACAGAAGAGAAGAATGCCTGAAGATCACTTGACTTGACTGTCTCCACCAGCGCTTCAATATGTCCCCTGTCTTTGACCCCACATGCAGCATGGTTCACcagtagaacactagaacactgctCTTCTGTACCAGAGACACATGGCTTTAACAGCTGGGATTAATTAGTGATGCTACACTGAACAAggactgttgtgtgtgtgtgtgtgtgtgtgtgtgtgtgtgtgtgtgtgtgtgtgtgtgtgtgtgtgtgtgtgtgtgtgtgtgtgtgtgtgtgtgtgtgtgtgtgtgtgtgtgtgtgtgtgtgtgtgtgtgtgtgtgtgtgtgtggcagggtgGCGTTTGAGCGGATATGCCGTCGGGAGGTGCAGGTCCCGGGACTGGTGGTGATGAGGGACGTGTCCATCGCCAAGTCAGAGTTCGTCCCTAACCAGAAGGCCATCTCCAAGCTGCAGGACTTCCAGGAAGAGCCTGAGTTATTCCGCTACTGTGGCCTGCCTCAGGTACACACactgcatggacacacacacacggacccaCGCAGGTGGACTGCATCAAGATCTCATAGTTTCCCATCGAAATTCGACGTTTTTTGGATGAACATCTATTTTTGCTAGAGCGTTGGGAACTGCCGTAACGCAGTGGTCTGGGCAGAGCGCTTCGTCTCCGAGCATCACGAGTTCCTGCCAGGCAAtcgtttttatttcatttttttggtGAGCGCTTAGGAAGGCATAGATATCCAAGTTCTCAGGACCTTTTCAAACGTCCGAAATCAAAGTCTATTTCTAGTGATCAGGCTGACACGGACGcattcatgcacacacacacgcacacactctcaaGCGCACACATAAACTCAGAACACACACGTTCTTCTTACAGTCTTtcctttttttcttatttttttccaCATCTAGTTTTTATTATTTCACTTGTCTTTGTCTTTCTCAGATCCTGAATTATGTGGAGTGTTTCACTGGTCCCAACATCATGGCCATGCACACCATGCTGATCAACAAGCCCCCAGACACAGGTACAAAACAGTGTGACCCAtatctaacctctaacccctgaccatcaaatcaaatcaaatcaaatttatttatatagcccttcgtacatcagctgatatctcaaagtgctgtacagaaacccagcctaaaaccccaaacagcaaacaatgcaggtgtaaaagcacggtggctaggaaaaactccctagaaaggccaaaacctaggaagaaacctagagaggaaccgggctatgtggggtggccagtcctcttctggctgtgccgggtagagattataacagaacatgaccaagatgttcaaatgttcataaccTCTAACACTGACCCTTATCCAAaaagacacacatagacacaccttctagagcagggatgggcaattccagtcctcgagggcctgactGGTGTCACAGTtctgccccagctaacacacctgactccaatcaCCTattcatgatcttcagtttagaatgaaTTTTGatgaatcagctgtgtttgctagggatggagaaagtgtgacaccaatcagggcctcgaggactggagttgcccacccctgttcTAGAGAGTGAAAACAGAGAGCCTGTCCATGCAATGtatgtttatttgtgtgtgtgatcTATCTCAGGTAATAAGACATCTCGCCACCCCATGCACCAGGACCTGCATTATTTTCCATTCCGTCCGGCGGACCGTATTGTCTGTTCCTGGACCGCCATGGAGAATATTCACCGCCAGAACGGCTGTCTGGTGGTCCTTCCTGGTTCTCACCACGGCACCCTCAAAGAACATGACTACCCAGAGTGGgaggtgatacacacacacacctgcatccTCAACAAGCACGGCTACCCCCACTAGATCTTGTGACatctcttcc from the Oncorhynchus keta strain PuntledgeMale-10-30-2019 chromosome 33, Oket_V2, whole genome shotgun sequence genome contains:
- the LOC118366278 gene encoding phytanoyl-CoA dioxygenase, peroxisomal-like — translated: MTVCASKGIQNKTYSCKMSRAADRLKVVVNHLDRPSSFVQASTSGQNVTYYQPQALRYSFDNDLLSTEQRISYEEDGFLLIKGLVSVEDIDRFRVAFERICRREVQVPGLVVMRDVSIAKSEFVPNQKAISKLQDFQEEPELFRYCGLPQILNYVECFTGPNIMAMHTMLINKPPDTGNKTSRHPMHQDLHYFPFRPADRIVCSWTAMENIHRQNGCLVVLPGSHHGTLKEHDYPEWEGGVNKMYHGVRDHDPNHPRVHLEMEKGDTVFFHPLLIHGSGMNQTQGFRKAISCHYASADCYYIDVRGTTQENIGQEVKEIAARKYAANDVTFEDTWAVRGRLVQGDRTNL